Proteins from a single region of Lonchura striata isolate bLonStr1 chromosome 34, bLonStr1.mat, whole genome shotgun sequence:
- the LOC110472398 gene encoding LOW QUALITY PROTEIN: uncharacterized protein LOC110472398 (The sequence of the model RefSeq protein was modified relative to this genomic sequence to represent the inferred CDS: inserted 1 base in 1 codon): MDNHIYLASATEGSQRSGQGSEVVVHKEHGDGKKPHQCLECGKSFPKRSVLVCHQRIHTGEWPYKCGECEKGFTNISYLNHHQMIHTGIQPYVCGECGKGFHDSTLPIIHQAMHSGKSPYMCSECGKSFMQNFKLMVHQRIHTGEKPYKCGECGKSFSQRCNLRVHQRIHTGERXYECSECGERFQRRYRLLKHQQIHTE, encoded by the exons atggataatcatatttatctagCTTCTGCAACAGAAGGCAGCCAGAGATCTGGCCAGGGCTCTGAAGTGGTGGTCCATAAGGAGCACGGTGATGGCAAAAAGCCCCAccagtgcttggaatgtgggaagagtttcCCCAAGCGCTCTGTCCTGGTCTgccaccagaggatccacactggggaatggCCCTATAAATGTGGAGAATGTGAGAAAGGCTTCACAAACATCTCTTACCTGAATCatcaccagatgatccacacaGGGATACAACCCTATgtgtgtggggaatgtgggaagggcttccaTGACAGCACTCTCCCAATCATCCACCAGGCAATGCACAGTGGGAAAAGCCCCTACATGTGCTcagaatgtgggaagagcttcatgcAGAACTTCAAGCTGATGGtccaccagaggatccacactggagagaagccctacaagtgcgGGGAATGTGGGAAAAGCTTTAGCCAGAGATGCAACCTGAGAGtccaccagaggatccacactggggaga cttATGAGTGTTCTGAGTGTGGGGAGAGGTTTCAGAGAAGATATCGTCTCCTCAAGCATCAGCAGATTCACACAGAATAG